The genomic DNA TTCCACGACATCGGCCATCGCTTCGCCCGCGCTGCCCAGCTCGCCGCTGGCGCGCTGGTGCACCGCCACCGGATCACGCGCCGCGCGGCGCCCCCAGTCGAAGGCCAGCAGGTTCTTTTCGATCTGCTGGCCGTTCAAGGCAATCGCCCGGCGCAGCGACTCGTGATGCAGGGGCAGCCAACCCTTCTGATAGGCATAGCCCAGCATCAGCGGGTTGGCATAGATCGCATCCCCCAGCAGCGTCACGGCCAGTCCGGCGGCATCCAGGTGGTCGACGCGGCCCGCGCCACAGGCGCGCGACAGGTCGCGCTTCAAATCCGCACCCGGCAAGGTCCAGTTGGGATTCGTGATGAACGCCGCGGTCGGCGCCACATCGGTGTTCACCAGTGCGTGCGTGCGGCCCGGCCGCATCCGGGCAATGGACTCGGCGCTGGTGCCCACCACCAGGTCACCGCACAGCACGAGGTCCGCCTCGCCCATCGCCACGCGGGTGTTCATCATGTCATCCGCGCTGGCGCCCAGCACCACGTGCGAATAGACCGCGCCGCCCTTCTGGGCGAGCCCGGCCATGTCCAGCACCGAACAGCCCTTGCCCTCCAGGTGCGCGGCCATGCCCAACAACTGGCCGATGGTCACCACGCCCGTGCCGCCCACGCCTGCGACGAAGACGCCGTATGCGCCTTGCAGGGCAGGCGATTCGGGCAACGGCAAGGCCTCGGCATCGGGGCCCGGGCCATCGCTGGCGCGCGGCTTGCGCAGCGCGCCGCCCTCCACCGACACCAGGCTCGGACAAAAGCCATTCAGGCAGGAGTAGTCCTTGTTGCAGCTTGACTGGTTGATGGTGCGCTTGCGGCCCAGCGCGGTTTCCAGCGGTTCCACCGACAGGCAATTGGATTGCGTGGAGCAATCGCCACACCCTTCGCAGACCCGCTCGTTGATGACGACGCGGCGCGCGGGATCGGGATAGTCGCCGCGCTTGCGGCGGCGGCGCTTCTCGGTCGCGCAGGTCTGGTCATAGATCAGGATGGACACGCCCGCATACTCGCGCAGCGCGCGCTGCACGTCATCGAGCGCGTCGCGATGATGCACCGGCACGCCCGGCGGCATGCCGGCCATCCCGCCGTACTTCTCGGGCTCGTCCGTCACCACCACGATCTTCCCGATCCCTTCCGCGCGCAATTGCTGCGCGATCATGGGCACGCTGATGGGCCCGTCGACGGGCTGCCCGCCCGTCATCGCCACGGCGTCGTTGAAGAGGATCTTGTAGGTGATGGGCGCCTTGGCCGCGACCGCCGCGCGAATGGCCAGCAGGCCCGAATGGAAGTACGTGCCATCGCCCAGGTTGGCGAAGACGTGCTTCTCTTCGGTGAAGGGCGCCTGGCCCAGCCAGGGCACGCCTTCGCCGCCCATCTGCGTGAAAACCTGCGTGCCGCGATCCATCCAGGTCACCATGTAGTGACAGCCGATGCCCGCCAATCCCCGCGAGCCCTCGGGCAGCCGCGTCGACGTGTTGTGCGGACAGCCCGAGCAATACCAGGGCTTGCGGTCGGTCACCACGCGCGGGCGCGACAGCTCGCGCTCGCGGCCTTCGATGAAAGCCAGCCGGACCTCGATGCCGCGCCGGACATCCTCGGGCAGTTCCATGCGCAACAGGCGCGCGCCCACGGCCTTGGCCACCATCGCGGGCGAAAACTCGTAATGCGCGGGCAGCAGCCAGTTGCCTTGCGGCACGGCCCATTCCCCGCCGTCCTTGTCGTCGAACTTGCCGACCACGCGCGGAATCTTGCGGCCCGTGCCGATCCAGCCGAACAGCTCTTCCTTGACCTGGTACTCCAGCACCTGGCGCTTTTCCTCGATGACGAGGATCTCGTCCAAGCCTTCGGCGAAGGCTTGCAGCCCGGTGGCCTCCAGCGGCCAGACCATCCCCACCTTGAAGAGGCGCAAACCGATGCGGCGACAGGCCGCCTCGTCCAGCCCCAGGTCGGACAAGGCCTGGCGCGTATCCAGATAGGCCTTGCCCGAACTGATCAGCCCCAGGCGCGCCCGGTCGGCGGGCACGTCCCACAGCTGCCGGTTCAGGCCATTGGCGCGCGCATAGGCCAGCGCGGCGTATAGCTTGTAGTCCAGCAGCCGGGCTTCCTGGCTCAGCGGCGTGTCGGGCAGGCGGATGTTCAGGCCATCGGGCGGCAGCAGGAAGTCCTCGGGCAGCGTCACCGCCACGCGGAAAGGGTCGACCTCGACCGAGGCGGAGACCTCGACGATGTCGGTGATGGTCTTCAAGCCCACCCACACGCCCGCGTAGCGGCTCATGGCCCAGCCGTGGATGCCGAAATCCAGCACCTCCTGCACGCTGGACGGGAACAGCACCGGGATCATGCAGGCTTTCAGGATGTGATCGCTCTGGTGCGGCAGCGTGGAGGACTTCGCCGGATGGTCGTCGCCCGCCACCACCAGCACGCCGCCGTGGGGCGACGTGCCCGCGGCATTGGCATGCTTGAAGACGTCGCCGCAACGGTCCACGCCCGGCCCCTTGCCGTACCACATGCCGAAGACGCCGTCGTAGCGCGCGCCAGGAAAGAGATTGAGCTGCTGCGAGCCCCACACCGCCGTGGCGGCCAGGTCTTCGTTGATGCCCGGCTGGAACTCGACGTGGTGGGCCTTCAGGTGGCTGGCCGCCTTCCACATGTTCTGGTCGACGCCGCCCAGCGGCGAGCCCCGATAGCCCGAGATGAATCCCGCGGTGTTCAGGCCCGCGCGCTCATCGCGCAGCCGCTGGTTCATGGGCAGGCGGACCAGGGCGTGGATGCCGCTCATCCAGGCGCGGCCCTGGGCCAGGGTGTAGCGGTCGTCCAACTGGACGGACGCCAGCGCCGCGCGTTGCGCGGCCGTGAGGGGGGCGTTCATTGTGCTTGTCTCCGTGGGTACTGGATGCCCGAACCCTCGCCACCGTCGCGGCCCTTGTGAGGCCCTGGGTGCGCGGGTGCGGGCGTTTGCGCCGGCTGCTCGCTTCTTTTCCTGCTTGTACCGCCGCGCCTGCCGTGCCGCAAGATGGGATTGCCCCTAGCGGCGCGCCTGCCCCCGCGGCGGCATTGACCCTTGCTTACAGCTGTTTCCCTTCCGGATCATCCGGCCCGCGCGGGGCGGCCGCGCGAATCGGCAATAATCCGCCCCATGGATTTCGCCCACACGATCATCGACTGGCAGCGCCTGCATGGCCGCCACGGCCTGCCCTGGCAGGGCACGCGCGACCCCTACCGCGTCTGGCTTTCGGAAATCATGCTGCAGCAGACCCAGGTCGCCACCGTGATTCCGTATTACCACCGCTTCCTGGAACGCTTCCCCGACGTCGCCACGCTGGCCGCCGCCGCGCAGGAAGACGTCATGCCGTATTGGGCCGGGCTGGGCTACTACGCCCGCGCGCGCAACCTGCATCGCTGCGCGCAGAGCGTCGTGTCGGACTGGGGCGGCCAGTTCCCGCGCAAGCCGGAAGACATCGCCACGCTCACCGGCATCGGCCGCTCCACCGCGGCGGCCATCGCCGCGTTCTCGTTCGATACGCGCGCGGCCATCCTGGACGGCAACGTCAAGCGCGTGTTCGCGCGGCATTTCGGCATCGAAGGCGACCCGATGCGCCGCGAGATCGAGAAAGCCATGTGGTCCCTGGCCGACAGCCTGCTGCCCGGCACCGGCCACACCCATCCCGGCATGCCCGCCTATACGCAAGGCCTGATGGACATGGGCGCCACCGTCTGCACGCGCGGCACGCCGGCCTGCGGCGCCTGTCCGCTGGCCGGCACCTGTGTCGCGCGGCGCGAGGGCCGCCAGCAGGAATTGCCCACGCCACGCGCACGCAAGGCCGTGCCGGAACGGGAAACCGCCATGCTGATGCTGGAATGCGAAGGCCGGCTGCTGCTGCAGCGCAGGCCGGAGACGGGAATATGGGGCGGGCTGTGGAGCCTGCCGGAGTTTCCGGTGCACGAAAGCGCAGCGCGGATCGCGCTGCAATGGGTGCCTGCCGCGGACAGTCCACAAGCCCTGGCGCACTTCCAGCACGTCTTTACGCACTTCAAGCTGCGCATCCACCCTTGGCACGTACAAGGCAAAGGGCAATGCACCGAAAGCGCCGATCAGGAATGGATTGCCCTGGATCGCCTGGCTGACGTCGCGCTCCCCGCACCGGTGCGGAAACTGGTGGATGGCTATTTCACGAGGGACCTTCTGCAGCCGGCGTCGACCTGATGTGTCCACCTAAAGGCCGTAGTCATCCCGCAGACGATCGATGCAATGCATCTTCTCGCGCAGAGGGCATCACCCGCCAAACGCTTTCCCGCAGGGACCCAGCTTCAAGCCCTTCGGCAGCTTCGTCCACGGCAGCGCGGCCGCGTCCATCGGCATCGAGCCCGGCGCAGCGCCGACGATGATCTCTTCGGCGATGGGCGTGAAATCGGCGCGGAAGTGCACGGCGCTCTTCACCACCAGCACGTTCTGCTCGGTGGGTTCGACCCCGGCATAGCGGAACATGGCCTGGTCGGCCATCTGCACCTTGTAGGACGCCAGCACGATGCGCACGCCGCCCAGCCGCAGGCATGCCGTCGGGCCGATATCCAGCCGGAAGCCGCGGTAGTACGGCCCTGTCGCATCGAAGCGGCCGTCCCCCACGCGCTCGACCAGGAAGTCGGCCTCGAAGGGATCGTCGCCCGCCACCCCCGCCTTGCCGCCGATGGCCAGGCGCACCGTGGCGCCCTCGCCCGCGGCATGCGCAGCCTGCACCGATTCCGGATCGACGATGAGGCCGATGGCGGCGTCCTGCGCATCCTGGCGCACCAGCGCGCGCAGGAGACCGGTGGTGTCGGAATTGCTGCCCGCGCCGGGATTGTCCTGCGCGTCGGCAATGATGATGGGCAGCTTGGCCGACACCGACTTGTCCAGCGCATAACGCACCGCCTCGTCGGGCGAATAGAGCTTGCCGGCAAACGCCGGCTCGGCGGCGTTGGCCAGGTCCGTCAGCGCCTGCGCGGCAGCCTGGGCGCTGGCCGCGTCATCGCCATAGGCCCAGATCACCGGCGAACATTCGGGGAAATCGGCCGCCGGGAAGCCCGTGGCGAAGGAGATGTGCAAGGCCTGCTTCTCCAGCTCGGCCAGCTTTTCATACAGGCCCTTGGCAGGCTGGATGTCCGTGCATTGCCAACAGATGGGGATCAGGAAATCCAGGCGATGCGAAGCCATGACCGGACGGCGGCCCGATGCCAGCCGCCGCGTCAGCAGCGCGTGCGTGCGCTTGCCGGTCTCGGCCATGTCCACGTGCGGATAGGTGCGATACGCCACCAGGGCGTCGGCCGACTCGAGCATCAGGCGCGTGACGTTGGCGTGCAGGTCCAGCGAGGCGAACACCGGCAGGTCGGGCCCCACCTGTTCCCGCACGCGGCGCAGCAGTTCGCCCTCGCCATCGTCGGCATGCTCGGCGACCATCGCGCCGTGCAGGTCCAGATACACCGCGTCCACGGGTTGCGCGGCGCGGATGCCGTCCAGGATCAGCGCCACGATGCGCTCATAGGCATCCCGCGTCACATGCGCCGAGGGGCTGGCCGCGCACCACACCGTGGGCACCACCGTGTCGCCCGCGTCCAGCGCGGCCTGCACGAAGCCCGCGGCAGGAATGTTGGCGCCCTGGATGGCAGGCCAGATCTTGTCGCCCGTCACCAGACCGGGCCAGCCGCCGCCGATCTCGAACGCGCGCCAGTCAGCCTTGTCGGGCGCGAAGGTATTGGTCTCGTGTTGAAAACCGCCGTACAGAATGCGTGCCATGTCTTTTGCCTGCAAGTAAAGGAATGAGGGGGAGGATCGGCCGGTTGCCTCAGGCAACCATGCCCTCCACTGGCTTGAAGCGCTGAAAATCCCAATGACGTCCCGGGGCCGCATCGATGAGGCCGCGGGTATAGGCCTCGGCGGGCCGCGCCAGCACCTGCTCGGCAGGTCCGGCCTCGACCACGCGGCCCTTCTGCATGACGATGATGGTGTCGCAGATCTGCGCGGCCACGCGCAGGTCGTGCGTAATGAAGAGCACGCCGATGCCCACGCGCTGGCGCACCTCTTCCAGCAGCGCCAGCACCTGCGCCTGCACCGACACGTCCAGCGCCGATACGGCCTCGTCGGCAACCAGCACGTCAGGCTCCATGACCAGCGCGCGCGCGATGCAGATGCGCTGGCGCTGCCCGCCCGAGAACTGGTGGGGATAGCGGTCGATCGCATCGGCGGGCAGGCCCACCAGCGCCAGCGCGCGTGCGGCTTCCTTCAAGGCCTGCTGGCGCGGCGTGCCGTAGTTCAGCAGGCCTTCGATGATGGAGTCGCCCACGCGGCGGCGCGGGTTCAAGCTGCGATACGGATCCTGGAACACGATCTGGATGCGTTTGCGCAGCGGCGTCAGCTGCGTGCGGCTGAGCGTGGCGATGTCATCGCGCTGCAGGCGCACGCGCCCGCTGCTGGGATCGATGAGCCGCAACACGCAGCGCGCCACGGTGGACTTGCCGGACCCCGATTCGCCGACGATGCCCAGCACTTCGCCGCGCCGGAGGGTGAAGGACACGTCCTGCGCGGCGGCCACCGAGGGCGCGCGCCGCAACAGCCCGCCCCCGCCATAGGTCTTGTTGAGCCCGGCCACGTCCAGCACGATGTCACCGTCTGGCGCGTGCCGGCGGCGCGGCACCAGGCTGGGCACCGACGACACCAGCATGCGCGTGTAGTCGCGTTGGGGCCGCGCCAGGATGTCGTCGCGCGTGCCCGCCTCGACCACCTCACCCTGGTTCATCACCACGATGCGGTCGGCGATCTCCGCCACCACGCCGAAGTCGTGCGTGATGAACACGACCGCCGTGTCATGCGCGGCCTGCAGCTCGCGCATCAGCAGCAGGATCTGCTTCTGCGTGCTCACGTCCAGCGCCGTGGTGGGCTCGTCCGCGATCAGCAGGCGCGGCTTCAGGATCAGCGCCATGGCAATCACGATGCGCTGGCGCTGCCCGCCCGACAACTGGTGAGGATAGGACTCATGGATGCGGGCCACGTCCGGCAGGTGCACCGATTCCAGCATCGCCAGCACCTGGCGCTTGCGCTCAGCGGCCGACAGCGAGGTGTGCAGGCGCAGCACCTCGTCCACCTGCTTGCCGACCTTCTGCACCGGATTCAGCGCGGTCATGGGCTCCTGGAAGACCATGGCCATCTTGGAAGCGCGCAGTTCGCGCAGGCGGGCCTGGCTGGCGCGCAGCACGTCCTCGCCATCGACCTTGATGCTGCCGCCATCGGCGCGCAGCGCACCCGGCGGCAGCAGGCCCATGGTGGCCAGCGAGGTCACCGACTTGCCCGAACCGGACTCGCCGACGATGCAGACGGTTTCGCCGGCGCGCACCGAGAAGGACAGGTCGCGCACCACGGCGCGGCCTTCCGCGCGGGTGCCGACACGCACCGTCAGGCCGTCGATGGCCAGGACGGGCGCGTCCGATGCGCGGGCATTGTCACTTGCGGATTGATTCATGATGTTCTCTCCGGTGCTCACAGGCGGCGCGACATGCGGGGGTCCAGCGCGTCGCGCAGGGCGTCGCCCAGTACGTTGACGCTCAACACCACCATCGACAGCACGAGCCCCGCGTACAGCACGAGACCAGGGATGAGTTGGAAGAAGGCGCGTCCCTCGGCCATGATGTTCCCCCACGAGGAGGTCTCGGGCGGCACGCCCGCGCCCAGGAAGCTGAGGATGGCCTCGGTCAGGATCGCCGACGCGAAGATGTAGGTGCCCTGCACGATGAGCGGCGCCACGGTGTTCGGCACCAGGTGGCGGATCGTCAGTGCCAGCGTGGGCGTGCCCAGCGACACGGCCGCCTCGACATAGGGCTCGTTCTTCACGCCCAGGATGACGCTGCGCACCAGGCGCACCACGCGCGGCACCTCCGGAATGGTGATGGCCACCATCACGGTCGTCAGGCTGGCGCCCGACAGCGACACCAGCGCGATGGCCAGCAGCACGCCCGGAATGGCCATGATGCCGTCCATGATGCGCATGACGATGGCGTCGACCCAGCGGAAATACCCCGCCGCCACGCCGATGACCAGGCCCGCCGCGATGCTGAAGATCGCCACGCCGATACCCACCACCAGCGACACCCGCGCGCCGTAGATCACGCGGGAATAGACGTCGCGCCCATAGGCGTCCGTGCCCAGCCAGTGCGCCGCGGACATGGGTTTCAGGCGCTGGGTGGGGTCGATCTGGGTGGGATCGATGGTGCCCAGCCACGGCGCCAGCACCGCCATGATCACGGCCACCGCGAGGATGGCCAGCGCGATCATCACCGGACCGGTGCGCAGCGCCTGCGCCAGGGGGGAAGCCGGCTTGGCGGCTGCCGCGGCAGGGGCCGCGGAATTCAGGATTGCCGTCATGTCTGCCTCAATATCGGATGCGGGGGTCAAAGACGGTATAGAGCGCGTCGACGACCAGGTTGATGAGCACGTACAGGAAGGCGAAGAGCAATATCAGCGCCTGGATCACCGGATAGTCCCGGCCCAGCACCGCCTCCACCACCAGCCGTCCCAGCCCGGGCAGGTTGAACACCGACTCGGTCACCACCACGCCGCTGATGAGCAGCGCGATGCCCACGCCGATGATCGTGACGATGGGCACCGCGGCGTTGCCCAGCGCGTGGCCCAGCAGCACTGCCCGCTCGCGCAGGCCCTTGGCCCGCGCGGTGCGGATGAAGTCCTCGCCCATCACCTCGATGATGCTGGTGCGGGTGATCCGCGCGATCAGCGCAACATAGACCGTGGACAGCGCGATCGTGGGCAGCACCAGCGACTGCACGAATGGCAGGAAGCCATCGGACAGCGGCTTGTAGCCCTGCACGGGGAACCAGCCCAGCTTGATGGAGAAGATCAGGATCAGCACATAGGCCGTGACGAAGACCGGCACCGAGAAACCCATGACCGAGAAGGCCATGACCGCGCGGTCCAGCAGCCGGCCTTGCCGCCAGGCGGCGAGCACGCCCAGCGGCACCGCAAGCAGCACCGAGAGCGTGATCGTGCTCAGACAGAGCGCCAGCGACGGCCCCATGCGCTGCAGGATCATGTCGGACACCTGCGTGCCCGACAGCAGCGACACGCCAAGGTCTCCGCGCAGCAGCTGGCCCACCCACATGACGAACTGCGTGGGGATGGGTTGATCCAGGCCCATGGTCTGGCGGATCTGTTCCAGCTGCTCGGGCGTGGCCGAGTCACCGGCGATGATGGCGGCGGGATCCCCGGGCGTGAGCCTGAGGATGGCGAAGACGATGACCGCGACCATCGCCATGACCGGTACGACGGCCAGCGTCCTGCGCAGGAGAAAAGCCAGCATCAGTGCCTCACTTGCCCGTCTTGGTCATGCCCCAGAACACGGGGATCGGCGCTTCGATGGGCGTGGAGATCGTCTTGCGGATCGCGGCGGGCACGGTGTACTGGCCCATGGGCAGCAGCACGCCTTCCTCGATCACCAGCGCCTGGATGTCGTTGGCCAGCTGCTTCTGGCGCGCCAGGTCGGTCGTCATCGCGAACTCCTTGCGCAGTTCCTCGATCTTCGGCACGTCGGGCCAGCCGAACCAGGCCTGCTTGCCGTTGGCGGCCACGCCGAAGGCGCGCAGCGGATCCAGGGCCTCGGCCATGACGTTGTTGGTCGCGAAGATGTTCCAGCCGCCTTCCGCCAGCGAGGCCTGCGAGGCGCGGCGCGTCACCAGCGTCTGCCAGTCCATCGCCTGCATCTGCACGTTGAAGCCGGCCGCGCGCAGCGCCTGGCCGATCACCACCGGCTGGGGGCTGACCGAGGGTGCGTCGGTCGGCTGCAGGATCACCACCGGCTCGTTCTTGTAGCCGGCTTCCTTCAGCAGCGCCTTGGCCTTCTCGACGTTGCCCCTGACGGACACGTCCGCGCCCGCCTGGCTGTCATAGGTCAGGCCGCAACCGAACAGGGCCGCGCAGTTGCGGTAGTACTCGGGGTTGCCCACCAGCGCCTGCAGCACGTTGGTCTGGTCCACGGCATACATGGCGGCCTGGCGCACCAGCTTGTTGTCGAACGGAGGGTTCAGGTGGTTCATGCGCATGACGGTCTGGTAGCCCTGCGGGTCGAACACCGTCAGCGAGATGTCGGACTGGCTCTTGACCAGCGGCAGCAGGTCATAGGGCATCTGCTCCAGGTAGTCGATCTCGCCGCTGATGAGCGCATTCACCGAGGTCATGGCGTCAGGCATCGACACCCAGCGCACGCGGTCCACCTTCACGACCTTGCCGCCGGACAGCGCGCTGGCCGGTTCCTGGCGCGGCTTGTAGTCGGCGTTCTTTTCGTAGACGACCTGCAGGCCGGGCTTGAATTCGGGCACGACCATCTTGAACGGGCCCGACCCCACGAACTCCTTGATCGGCTGGTTCGACGGCGTCTCGGCGACGCGCTTGGGCATCATGAAAGGCGCCACGCCGCTGGGTTTGGCCAGGGCGCGCAGCGCGAAGTCGGTGGGCTCCTTGAAGGTCATGACGAAGCTGTGCTCGTCCACCACCTTCATCTCGGCCATCATGGCGGACATCATCTGGCCCATCTTGTCCTGCTCGGCCCAGCGCTTGATGGAGGCCACGCAGTCCTCGGCGGTGACAGGCTTGCCGTCATGCCAGGTCAGTCCCTCGCGCAGCGTGAAGGTGTAGGACTTGCCGTCGGCGGACACTTCCCACTTGTCGGCCATCTGCGGCTGGACGCGGTTCTGCGCGTCGGTCGCCAGCAGCGTGTCGTAGATCATGTAGCCGTGGTTGCGGGTGATGTGCGCCGTGGTCATGATCGGATCCAGCACGCGCAGGCTGGAGTGCATGACGGCGGTCACCGTCTGCGCCTGGGCGAACGAGGCAGCGCCCAGCAGCATGCCCGCCACGGAAGCGGCGAGCAGCGGACGGTGCAATGCAAAACGGCGGTATGGCTTGGACATGTTTTCCCCTTGTTAAGACATACTGACGGGCGCCGGCCGGATGATGTCCCCAGCCTTGGGCGCCCACGCTCATGAAGGCCGCTGCCAGGCGGCCAGATAGTCGCGCCCCCGTTCCAGGAACGCTTCATACTCGGGCGCCGGCACGAACGCGCCGCCGGTGCACCAGATGATGTGGTTGGCTTGCGGCATCGCCGCCAGCAGGCCGTGCTCGCGCAGATAGGCCTGCCCTTCGGCCGTGCCCACCAGGGCGCGCGGGCCGCTGAAGCCCGCCGCCGCGGAAGGCTCGACCTTCAGCCCGTCGCTGGCCTGCACACGCGCCAGGTCCGCGAACAACACGGCGTCCTGCACCGTGACGACGCCGGAAATCAGGTGCCGCGTCTGCGCATAGGCCAGCTCGGACGCCACCGGCACGGCCAGCCCGTCGGCTTCGGTACGGTTGTCCATGCCGGCGTCATAGATCGAGATACCTTCACGCTCGGGGTTCTGCAGGCGTGTCATGAAGCAGGCCGATGCCGCGGGCTCGACGAACACGCAGTGCGCCGCCTCGCCGAACACCAGCTTCACCCCGGCGGTGATGCCGGCGGGCGCGCCGCCCACGCCGCAAGGCAGGTAGACGAAGAGCGGATGCGCGGCATCCACCGTGACGCCGGCTTCGGCCAGCTGGTCGCGCAGGCGCAGCCCTGCCACGCTGTAGCCCAGGAACAGATCCATGGAGTGTTCGTCGTCGACGAAATAGCCCTGGGGGTCGGCCTGCGAACGCGCCCGGCCGGCGGCCACCGCGCGGGCATAGTCGCCCTCGTGTTCGACCACGGTCACGCCGTGCGCGCGCAGCTTGTCCTTCTTCCATTGGCGCGCTTCGGCGGACATGTGCACCGTGACGCGAAAACCCATGGCTGAGGCCATGATGCCGATGCTCAGGCCCAGGTTGCCCGTGGAGCCGACCGAAATTTCATGACGGCCAAAGCATGCTCGCGCCGCGGCACCCGCCAGCACGCCGTAGTCGGCTGCGCCGGCCAGCAGTCCGTGCCGCTCGGCAAGGGTTTCGGCGAAGGCCAGCACTTCATAGATGCCGCCACGCGCCTTGATGGAGCCCGCCACCGGCAGGTCGTTGTCGGTCTTGACCCAGTAGCGGCCGTGCGAGGCTGATTCGGCCAATGCCGGATATGCACCCTTCAGGGGCACCAGGCCAGACTCGATCAGGCCGCCACTGGCCTGCAGCTCGGGGAATAGTTTCGTCAGCAGCGGCGCGAAACGCACCAACCTGGACGCCGCCGCACCAACATCTTCCATACTAATGATGGATGACTCAGCGCCGACGGCTTGCGTTTCCAGCGCCGGATTGCACCAGAGTTGGGCGCAGGGTTCCCTATTATAGGGCAAACCCTTAATTTCACTGTTATTTTTGCAATCTTGCGCCATGGCAATGAAAGAAAAGAATGGAAGACCGGACTCCATTCAACGCCAATCACATCCCTGGCACAATGCATTTATATTGCGCAGATAATTAGTGAAACTAATGAAAATCACCCTTTCCGCCTCGCTGCTGACCTGGTTGCGCGCCTTCGACGCCGCCGCGCGGCACACCAGCTTCACCCTTGCCGCCGCCGAATTGCACGTCAGCCAGGGCGCCATCAGCCAGCAGGTGAAATGCCTGGAGGAATGGCTGGGCCTCACGCTCTTCCACCGCGCACAGCGCAAGCTCTCGCTGTCCGAAGACGGTCGCCGGCTGAAGACCGCCGTGCGCGAATCGCTGGAGATCCTGGAGAACACCCTGGGCCGCATGCGGGTGGACCCGCGCCAGGAAGCCTTCCAGCTCAGCTGTTCGCCCTCGTTTGCCGCGCGCTGGCTGACGCCGCGGCTGTCCGCGCTGCTGCGCGAATACCCGCAGCTGCCCTTGCGGGTCTATGGCGAATTCCACGAACTGGATCGCATCCGCATGGAGCAGGACGGCGTGCAGGCCGCCATCCGCTTCGACCCGGGCGAATACTCCGACCTGCGCGCCGTGGAGTTCCTGGATGAATGGCTGGTGCCGGTGGCCACCCCCGCTTTCCTGGACGCCCACCCCGGGCTGGCCGACTTGCCGGTACCACCGCCCGAGATGATGCTGCACGACGCTTCGCCCTGGCAGCACGCGGCGGAATGCGAAGAGTGGAACAACTGGCTGCAGGCGCAGGGCCTGCCCATCCCGACGCAGCACCCGGGCCAGCGCTTCAACATGTCCCAGCTGGCACTCAGCGCCGCCTTCAGCGGCCAGGGCATTGCCATGGGCAGGCTGTCGCTCGTGCTGGAAGACCTGATGGCGGGCAGGCTCGTCCCCTTGCGCCGGCAAGCCGTGAAGTCGCGCGCGGCCTATCACTACGTGGCCGGGCGCGCGAACGACGAACGTGTGGCGCTGGTCGAGGGATGGCTGCTGCGGGAAGGCCGGCGGTTCCGGCGCGAACGCGATGTCTGGTGCCAGCGCAACGGGCTGGGCTTCGCGCGCTGAGCGGGGCCCGGCGCGCCCGGACGGCG from Orrella dioscoreae includes the following:
- a CDS encoding indolepyruvate ferredoxin oxidoreductase family protein; translated protein: MNAPLTAAQRAALASVQLDDRYTLAQGRAWMSGIHALVRLPMNQRLRDERAGLNTAGFISGYRGSPLGGVDQNMWKAASHLKAHHVEFQPGINEDLAATAVWGSQQLNLFPGARYDGVFGMWYGKGPGVDRCGDVFKHANAAGTSPHGGVLVVAGDDHPAKSSTLPHQSDHILKACMIPVLFPSSVQEVLDFGIHGWAMSRYAGVWVGLKTITDIVEVSASVEVDPFRVAVTLPEDFLLPPDGLNIRLPDTPLSQEARLLDYKLYAALAYARANGLNRQLWDVPADRARLGLISSGKAYLDTRQALSDLGLDEAACRRIGLRLFKVGMVWPLEATGLQAFAEGLDEILVIEEKRQVLEYQVKEELFGWIGTGRKIPRVVGKFDDKDGGEWAVPQGNWLLPAHYEFSPAMVAKAVGARLLRMELPEDVRRGIEVRLAFIEGRERELSRPRVVTDRKPWYCSGCPHNTSTRLPEGSRGLAGIGCHYMVTWMDRGTQVFTQMGGEGVPWLGQAPFTEEKHVFANLGDGTYFHSGLLAIRAAVAAKAPITYKILFNDAVAMTGGQPVDGPISVPMIAQQLRAEGIGKIVVVTDEPEKYGGMAGMPPGVPVHHRDALDDVQRALREYAGVSILIYDQTCATEKRRRRKRGDYPDPARRVVINERVCEGCGDCSTQSNCLSVEPLETALGRKRTINQSSCNKDYSCLNGFCPSLVSVEGGALRKPRASDGPGPDAEALPLPESPALQGAYGVFVAGVGGTGVVTIGQLLGMAAHLEGKGCSVLDMAGLAQKGGAVYSHVVLGASADDMMNTRVAMGEADLVLCGDLVVGTSAESIARMRPGRTHALVNTDVAPTAAFITNPNWTLPGADLKRDLSRACGAGRVDHLDAAGLAVTLLGDAIYANPLMLGYAYQKGWLPLHHESLRRAIALNGQQIEKNLLAFDWGRRAARDPVAVHQRASGELGSAGEAMADVVELKRPGSELERLRAHRVALLTQYQNAAYARRYADLVDQVAVAEESACGTSRLALAVARYYYKLMAYKDEYEVARLYSDGEFLRKVAAQFEGDWKLAFHLAPPALAHGKDGKPPAKRRYGPGMMKVFGVLAKLRFVRGTMFDPFGYQADRRMERALIDEYRGTVESLLKGLSPANLDRAVAVASLPEDIRGYGHVKAASIERVAARRTALLQGVRVATPRAGERAA
- the mutY gene encoding A/G-specific adenine glycosylase — protein: MDFAHTIIDWQRLHGRHGLPWQGTRDPYRVWLSEIMLQQTQVATVIPYYHRFLERFPDVATLAAAAQEDVMPYWAGLGYYARARNLHRCAQSVVSDWGGQFPRKPEDIATLTGIGRSTAAAIAAFSFDTRAAILDGNVKRVFARHFGIEGDPMRREIEKAMWSLADSLLPGTGHTHPGMPAYTQGLMDMGATVCTRGTPACGACPLAGTCVARREGRQQELPTPRARKAVPERETAMLMLECEGRLLLQRRPETGIWGGLWSLPEFPVHESAARIALQWVPAADSPQALAHFQHVFTHFKLRIHPWHVQGKGQCTESADQEWIALDRLADVALPAPVRKLVDGYFTRDLLQPAST
- a CDS encoding M81 family metallopeptidase; amino-acid sequence: MARILYGGFQHETNTFAPDKADWRAFEIGGGWPGLVTGDKIWPAIQGANIPAAGFVQAALDAGDTVVPTVWCAASPSAHVTRDAYERIVALILDGIRAAQPVDAVYLDLHGAMVAEHADDGEGELLRRVREQVGPDLPVFASLDLHANVTRLMLESADALVAYRTYPHVDMAETGKRTHALLTRRLASGRRPVMASHRLDFLIPICWQCTDIQPAKGLYEKLAELEKQALHISFATGFPAADFPECSPVIWAYGDDAASAQAAAQALTDLANAAEPAFAGKLYSPDEAVRYALDKSVSAKLPIIIADAQDNPGAGSNSDTTGLLRALVRQDAQDAAIGLIVDPESVQAAHAAGEGATVRLAIGGKAGVAGDDPFEADFLVERVGDGRFDATGPYYRGFRLDIGPTACLRLGGVRIVLASYKVQMADQAMFRYAGVEPTEQNVLVVKSAVHFRADFTPIAEEIIVGAAPGSMPMDAAALPWTKLPKGLKLGPCGKAFGG